In Moraxella nasovis, the sequence ATGGCATCAGTGGTTTTTGCACAGCTAATCACACGCTCAATACGGCAGGTTAGTCCGTAAGGTCCATCAACAGCTGGAAAGGCATTAATGAATGCTTCAGGCTTGCCATCTTTCATGCTCAGCACTTGTTTGGTGTGGCAGGTGTCGTTTGTCGCTAATAATAAGTGGCGATTTTGGGTGCTATTTACCCCAAGTCCTGAGGGTAAGGCGGCTTTTTCGATCATCTGCCCAAGCCATCTTGGTACGTCTGTATTAATGTCGCTTGTGAGTATTGCCCAATGGTCGCCATGACTTGCATTTTTATCGCATGGCAAATCAATGCGTGTCGGAGCTTGTCTATGGTGATAAGTATAATGTTGTGTTGTCATGATGAGTGCTTATTGATTTGGTTAAGGTGTAAAATATAACGTATCGTGATTTATGCTGTCTTAAATAGGGTGAAAATGTGAAAAATCAAGCTAATGCATTATTTATCACTGTGAAAATATCAAATATCACCACTTTTAGGAAAAATGGTGTAAACTATTGGGTTAGTTTTGACAAGCTGTAGGAAGTCTATGTTTCGCCCATTGTCGCTGTTTATTGGACTTCGGTATACTCGTGCCGAACGTAAAAATGGCTTTATTTCGTTTATCTCTCTTATCTCGATGATTGGTCTGACGCTTGGCGTTGCTGTGCTGATTACTGTCTTGTCGGTGATGAATGGCTTTGATCGTGAATTAAAAACACGTATTTTAGGTATGGTGCCACAAGCAACGGTAACTGCAGCAGAAGTCATTCCTGACTGGAAACAGCTGGCAGATGAGATTAAAGCACAAGACCAAAGCGTGGCTGCTGTTGCCCCTTTTATCACTTTACAAGGTATGATTACTGCCAATGGGCAAGTGGCGGGCGTCGTTGTGTCAGGGGTAGAGCCACAATACGAAAAAGAAGTCTCAGTGATTGATAATCATATGACATCAGGCTCTCTTGATGGTCTTAAAGCAGGCGAGTTTGGTATCGTGCTTGGTGAGAGCTTGGTGCAGTCGCTAGGCGTGGGTATCGGTGAGCATATCACATTGGTGCTGCCAGAAGCGACACCATCTATTGCAGGGGTGATACCACGATTTAAGCGGTTTACGCTTGTGGGGACATTTAAGATTAGTCCAGAGCTTGATAATGTTATGGGTTATGTTGCCATGCGTGATGCTGGGGTGATGCTTCGTTTGCCAGAGGGGGCTCAAGGCATCCGTATGCAGATGAAGGATATTTTTAAAGCACCATCGGCAGCGATTAACGCATCTATGCTAGATAGCAGACTAATGCCAAGCGACTGGACTCGCACGCATGGTAATCTATTTAGTGCCATTCAGATGGAAAAGGCGATGATTGGCTTGCTGTTATTTTTAATCGTTATTGTTGCTGCCTTTAACATCGTCTCAAGCCTTGTCATGCTGGTAACAGATAAGAAGTCAGACATTGCCATCTTAAAGACGTTTGGGGCATCACCCAAGCTAATTATGCAAGTATTTATGGTGCAAGGCATGATTATTGGGGTGATTGGCACAGTGCTAGGTACTGTCTTAGGGGTGACGCTTGCTTTGACTGTTAATGATATCTTGGTGTTTATCAGTTCAGTGTTTGGCATTAGTCTATTTGATTCAAGTGTGTATTTTGTTGATTATTTACCATCTCAAGTGAAGCTGATTGATGTATTGATTATCGTGAGTGCGTCTTTTTTACTGAGCTTTTTAATGACGATTTATCCTGCACTGCGAGCTTCTCGCATTGCTCCTGCACAGACGTTGCGTTATGAGTGATATGCCATGAGTATTATTTTACAAGCCAATAATATCAGTAAGGTTTATGCCGAAGAAAAAATCAGCACAACTGTTTTGACAGGGCTTGATTTGACGGTCAAGTCAGGAGAGAAAGTTGCCATCATCGGCACAAGCGGATCGGGAAAATCAACATTACTGCATTTGCTTGGCGGATTAGACACTCCTACCACAGGCGAGGTTTGGCTAAAAGGTATTTGTCTAAATCACCTAAATGAGACTGAGCGAGGGCATTTGCGTAATGAGCATTTAGGTTTTATTTATCAATTTCATCATTTGCTTGCTGAGTTTACTGCTACTGAGAATGTCGCTATGCCGTTACTCATGCGGGCTGATATATCGGTAAAAGAGGCACGTAGCCGAGCAAATGCATTGCTTGATAAGGTGGGACTATCCCATCGCACGCACCACAGACCTAGCGAGCTGTCAGGTGGCGAGCGTCAGCGTGTGGCGATTGCTAGGGCGTTGGTGACACAGCCTGCACTCGTTTTGGCAGACGAGCCGACAGGGAATTTGGATGATGATAATGCTAAAGCGGTGTTTGATTTATTATCTGAGCTACAAAGCACGCTAGGCACGGCACTGCTTATGGTAACGCATGACAGAAATTTGGCGAGTATGGCAGACAGACAGCTTGAGATGCGATCAGGTGCGTGGGTGAATCGCTAGGATTATCGTGTCAATCGGCGTGTAGTAGATTTAGGGCTAAATGGAGTTATTATATGCGGCATAGCCGTCTGAGTAATGATTAGATGGGTATAACTTAAGCACTGCTCTAAAAAGCGGAGTATCTGTGATGATTTTATGCCAGTTTTAGAGTTGTCAGACGGCAACTCTTTTTGTATTGGTAAATTGGCAATCAGGCAAGTTATTTGTGCTTGGCTGTTTTTGTGTCGTAGTGATTTTTTGGTTCAAAACCTTGAATATTAGTATTGTAGCCAGAACGTTTTTGCCACTGCTTGACGATATGATATCGCCAAAAAACTCGAAATAACAAGCCGGCGATGACGCTAGAAACCACAGCACAGATGATTAATCCCAATAAAAACGCATGCAGCGAGAAAGAAGTGTGGGCAGCTAGTGGGTTGATGTCTTGATTGGTGAACCACTGTGCCATGTCAGATAAAATATGCTTAATGGTGCGCACTCCAATCATAGGTTCGCCTAAGATATATGCACCAACAGAATAAGCAAACCACACCACAGGAATGGCAGTTAAAGGGTTGGTTATCCATGTTAGGGCGACCGCCATGGGTACATTGGCACGCAGCAGTAATGCACCAAGCACAGCAAGCGGCATTTGCCCTGGCAAAGGAAAAAAAGCACACAGTATGCCAACATATACCGCACGCTCAAGTGAGTTACGGTTCATATGCCATAAACGAGGGTCGGTTAAAAATGGTCCAAACCATCCAATAATGCGATTTTCGCGTAGCTTTTCTGGCGAGGGTAGCCATGCTTTAAGTTTTTGTTTTGGCATAACTATCAAATGTTCAAATATTTGCTATTATATATTAAAAATCGTTATCTATACTAATTTTTATTGATAAATAACTGCTCGTTAGAGTGGTTTTTATGTTTAATTTGTGTAACTTGCCTTAAAATAAGATAAATTGTGCTAAAATAAGTCTTATATTTTAAACCACAATATAACAATTTAGTAAGTGATTATGACAGATAAACTAAAAATTCAACACCCAAAACCCACCAAAAAACCCACCAAAAAAGCACTCATTTGGATTGACCTTGAAATGACAGGCTTAGATACGATGACAGATGAGATTATTGAGATTGCCACCATCGTTACCGATGATAATCTGAACATCTTGGCAGAAGGTCCTGTTTTTGCCATTAAAGTGCCAGATACTGTGCTAAATAGCATGGATGACTGGAATAAAAAACAGCATGGGCAGTCAGGTCTGGTGGATCGCATTCGCAGAAGTACGATTACGCTTGAGCAGGCAGAACGTGAAACGATAGAGTTTTTGTCAAAATGGTGT encodes:
- a CDS encoding lipoprotein-releasing ABC transporter permease subunit; this translates as MFRPLSLFIGLRYTRAERKNGFISFISLISMIGLTLGVAVLITVLSVMNGFDRELKTRILGMVPQATVTAAEVIPDWKQLADEIKAQDQSVAAVAPFITLQGMITANGQVAGVVVSGVEPQYEKEVSVIDNHMTSGSLDGLKAGEFGIVLGESLVQSLGVGIGEHITLVLPEATPSIAGVIPRFKRFTLVGTFKISPELDNVMGYVAMRDAGVMLRLPEGAQGIRMQMKDIFKAPSAAINASMLDSRLMPSDWTRTHGNLFSAIQMEKAMIGLLLFLIVIVAAFNIVSSLVMLVTDKKSDIAILKTFGASPKLIMQVFMVQGMIIGVIGTVLGTVLGVTLALTVNDILVFISSVFGISLFDSSVYFVDYLPSQVKLIDVLIIVSASFLLSFLMTIYPALRASRIAPAQTLRYE
- the lolD gene encoding lipoprotein-releasing ABC transporter ATP-binding protein LolD gives rise to the protein MSIILQANNISKVYAEEKISTTVLTGLDLTVKSGEKVAIIGTSGSGKSTLLHLLGGLDTPTTGEVWLKGICLNHLNETERGHLRNEHLGFIYQFHHLLAEFTATENVAMPLLMRADISVKEARSRANALLDKVGLSHRTHHRPSELSGGERQRVAIARALVTQPALVLADEPTGNLDDDNAKAVFDLLSELQSTLGTALLMVTHDRNLASMADRQLEMRSGAWVNR
- a CDS encoding DUF2062 domain-containing protein translates to MPKQKLKAWLPSPEKLRENRIIGWFGPFLTDPRLWHMNRNSLERAVYVGILCAFFPLPGQMPLAVLGALLLRANVPMAVALTWITNPLTAIPVVWFAYSVGAYILGEPMIGVRTIKHILSDMAQWFTNQDINPLAAHTSFSLHAFLLGLIICAVVSSVIAGLLFRVFWRYHIVKQWQKRSGYNTNIQGFEPKNHYDTKTAKHK
- the orn gene encoding oligoribonuclease, which codes for MTDKLKIQHPKPTKKPTKKALIWIDLEMTGLDTMTDEIIEIATIVTDDNLNILAEGPVFAIKVPDTVLNSMDDWNKKQHGQSGLVDRIRRSTITLEQAERETIEFLSKWCDAGASPMCGNSICQDRRFLARQMPKLERFFHYRNLDVSSVKELCYRWRPDVASGYQKGGTHLALDDIRDSIRELRHYREHFFKLLDG